The Leclercia adecarboxylata region TTCAAAGCCAAAAACGGCCCCCTGGACTGCGTGCAGAAAAACTACCACCTGGCCGAGAAAGAGGCAGACAGCAAGCCATCCAGCATCGCGGAAGATTACGCTAACCGTCTGCGTAAAAACCTGAAGAAATTCGAAAAATGGGCGAAGCAGGAAGGCATTGAGTGCTATCGCCTCTATGATGCCGACCTGCCGGAGTACAACGTGGCGGTCGACCGTTACGGCGACTGGGTGGTGGTGCAGGAGTATGCGCCGCCAAAAACCGTCGATCCGCAGAAAGCCCGTCAGCGTATGCTGGATATTATCGCTGCGACCATCAGCGTGCTGAATATTGCTCCGAACAAGCTGATCCTCAAAACCCGTGAGCGTCAGAAAGGCAAAAACCAGTACGAGAAGATGAACAGCAAGGGCGAGTTTATCGAAGTGGGCGAATACAACGCCCGCCTGTGGGTGAACCTCACTGACTATCTCGATACCGGCCTGTTCCTCGACCACCGCATTGCCCGTCGTATGCTGGGCCAGATGAGCAAAGGTAAGGACTTCCTGAACCTCTTCTCCTATACCGGCAGCGCCAGCGTCCATGCCGGGCTGGGCGGCGCGCGTACCACCACCACCGTGGACATGTCCCGCACCTATCTGGAGTGGGCAGAGCGCAACCTGCGCCTGAACGGCCTGACCGGCCGCGCGCACCGTCTGCTGCAGGCCGACGTGCTGGGCTGGCTGCGTGAATCGGAGGAGCAGTTCGATCTGATCTTTATCGATCCGCCAACCTTCTCCAACTCCAAACGCATGGAAGAGTCTTTTGATGTTCAGCGCGACCACCTAGCGTTGATGAAAGATCTGAAACGTATGCTGCGTAAAGGCGGCACCATCATGTTCTCGAACAACAAACGCGGCTTCCGCATGGATCACGAAGGGCTGGAGAAACTGGGGCTGAAAGCACAAGAGATCAGTCAAAAAACCCTGTCCCAGGATTTTGCCCGTAACCGTCAGATCCACAACTGCTGGCTGATTACCGCGGCCTGAAAGGAAAAGTAAATGTCATTAATTAGTATGCATGGGGCGTGGCTGTCGTTCAGCGACGCGCCGCTTCTCGATAATGCCGAGCTGCATATCGAAGATAACGAACGTGTCTGTCTGGTCGGCCGTAACGGCGCCGGTAAATCGACGCTGATGAAGATCCTGAACCGCGAGCAGGGGCTGGATGACGGACGCATTATCTACGAACAGGATCTGATTGTGGCGCGTCTGCAACAGGATCCGCCGCGTAACGTCCAGGGCAGCGTCTACGATTTTGTTGCCGAAGGGATTGAAGAGCAGGCGGAGTACCTGAAGAGCTATCACGAGATCTCGCATCTGGTAATGACCGACCCGAGCACCAAAAACCTCAATGAGATGGCGCGCCTGCAGGAGCTGCTGGATCATCATGGCCTGTGGCAGCTGGAAAACCGCATCAATGAAGTGCTGGCCCAGTTAGGTCTGGAAGCGGACATGCCGCTGGCTTCATTGTCTGGCGGCTGGCTGCGTAAAGCCGCGCTGGGCCGGGCGCTGGTCAGCGGGCCGAAAGTGCTGCTGCTCGATGAGCCGACGAACCACCTGGATATCGAAACCATCGACTGGCTGGAAGGCTTCCTGAAAACCTTCAACGGCACCATCATCTTTATCTCCCACGACCGTTCGTTCATTCGCAACATGGCGACCCGCATTGTCGATCTCGATCGCGGCAAGCTGGTGACCTATCCCGGCGACTACGACACCTATCTGCTGGAGAAAGAGGAAAATCTGCGCGTTGAGGAGCTGCAAAACGCAGAGTTCGACCGCAAACTCGCCCAGGAGGAGGTGTGGATCCGCCAGGGCATTAAAGCGCGTCGTACCCGTAACGAAGGTCGCGTTCGCGCCCTGAAAGCGATGCGCCGCGAGCGTAGCGAACGCCGCGAGGTGATGGGCAGCGCGAAGATGCAGGTCGAGGAGGCGAGCCGTTCAGGCAAAATCGTCTTTGAGATGGAAAACGTCAACTACCAGGTCAATGGCAAAGTGCTGGTGAAGGACTTCTCCGCCCAGGTGCAGCGCGGGGACAAAATCGCCCTGATCGGACCGAACGGCTG contains the following coding sequences:
- a CDS encoding ABC transporter ATP-binding protein, encoding MSLISMHGAWLSFSDAPLLDNAELHIEDNERVCLVGRNGAGKSTLMKILNREQGLDDGRIIYEQDLIVARLQQDPPRNVQGSVYDFVAEGIEEQAEYLKSYHEISHLVMTDPSTKNLNEMARLQELLDHHGLWQLENRINEVLAQLGLEADMPLASLSGGWLRKAALGRALVSGPKVLLLDEPTNHLDIETIDWLEGFLKTFNGTIIFISHDRSFIRNMATRIVDLDRGKLVTYPGDYDTYLLEKEENLRVEELQNAEFDRKLAQEEVWIRQGIKARRTRNEGRVRALKAMRRERSERREVMGSAKMQVEEASRSGKIVFEMENVNYQVNGKVLVKDFSAQVQRGDKIALIGPNGCGKTTLLKLMLDQLKADSGRIHCGTKLEVAYFDQHRAELDPDKTVMDNLAEGKQEVMVNGKPRHVLGYLQDFLFHPKRAMTPVRALSGGERNRLLLARLFLKPSNLLILDEPTNDLDVETLELLEELIDSYQGTVMLVSHDRQFVDNTVTECWIFEGQGRIGQYVGGYHDARGQQAQSLATKQSKAKVEAEVPVTKAENIKRGSNKLSYNLQRELEGLPQRLEELEASLESLQAQVADASFFSQPHDYTQKVLADMAQAEQALEEAFERWEYLEALKNGA